From the genome of Aquila chrysaetos chrysaetos chromosome 8, bAquChr1.4, whole genome shotgun sequence:
ATCATTGTAGCGACCACCACCCTCTCCACGGCGTGGGACCTCATTGTGGCGACTGTTCCGGTTGTCGTTGTATCGTTCTCTGACAATGCTgccaccaccaccgccaccaccaccaccgctgctgctgccgccacCACCGCTGGCAGCAGTGGCAACaccggtgctgctgctgccttctcgATTGTTGGTGCTGGCATTAGTGTTGTTGAAGCCCTGTACTCCGACACTTGGAAAGGTGGGAACGCTACTCAAATTCCCTGTGCTGGTGAAACCTGGAACACCCTTTGCTGCTGCGGTGGCTGCAATGGGGCTGTCAGGatttgcagcattttgctgTGCTGAACTCGTCGGTACTGAGTTCAAGCTCCCAGCGCTGGTCCAGCCACtagcaccagcagcagagctacCAGTCTTTTGATTATTTAAGCTTGCAGCAACAAAGTGGCTCTTATACTGGGACTGCcggaaagagacagaaagaaaaaagagagcatGTTTGCTTCTACAGTGCACCACAAAACATGCAGTCATCATGCATACACAAGCCTGTCTTGAATTCTGGGGAGCCCCTAGGAAAAAGAGTTCCTATAAAAAGTCAGTCTTGGAGTGACTACATTCCTGCTGTGCTTACGAACACAGAATTAGTAACGGACATCTGGTACCAGACCACAGAAACAAGGGAACTCCTATATTGTGGGGTTaatttttacactgaaaagaaagggTTTCTCTGTGCCCTGTTTCTTTCGATTGCAATTACACCATTGCTGCTAAGCAACCTAAATAGGATCAAGCCTAGGAGCAGAATCCggaagggaaagagagcaaagaggcagcagaaaacaaaataagtcTGGCAAATTAACTTTGTGCAAACATGTTCAGTCCAGCCTGCATACTAATTCTACCAGTTTGGACTGCAATGCTGAGTGCATGCTCCAAGTGGATGAGACATGGCCGCCACTATCAACCTCAACTTCCCTGAAATCAACAGggtttctgcattttcaggggagaaaaaagaaattgttttgaatCATCaagtagtaaaataatttttccatgttACGTCCTTTCCTCTTGAGTTATAACTTGGAGTACAAGTGATCGAACCAacctgaaaagctgctttcattGCTGTAAGTCTGTCTCCCATTGCCCCAGTGGATGGCTTGTATGCCTCATAGTTACTCATCACACTGTTGTTGTTTCCACGGTCCTACGCAAAAAGACAAAGGACAACTGGAGAGATTTATCCCACACAGACACTATCGATTCAACCATTCTTAGAATTTATCTTGACCCTGCACTCAGGAAATACATCTACTAAGGATGACAAACTTCTGGAGACCACTGAGCAGAACAGTTTGCCCTTGAGGATGACAGAAAAGTAAAGATGCATTAAGTCTTAGTAACTCACTAGTCAACAGTATAACCACATTTCCCAGCTCCTTACAGTACAAGCAAAAGCAGAATGCAATCAAATGGAGATTTTCACAGTGGTCATAGCCAAGACAAAGTGTAAACAAGACTTTAGTTGTGACTTTTGGAAAGATGCTGAACATGATGTGTTTTCAACATGCCTACAGTTAAATTCTGTCCCCATACACATTGGCAACGAGCTGTTTTCCTAGCATGGTCATACCTTAGTAAGTCTTCCCAATGCTGCAAGATTTTTTGCTGCCAAGAATCAGCCTGGAAATGGCTTTTCAAGTAAtttattagcatttattttgcattgacAGTCTATTTCAGGAAGAATCTCCAAACCTTCTGGATCACTCTGGCCCTAAATAGGGCAGCTCTTGACAAGAGGGTAACGGCACAGGACAGCTTCACCTGAGATATTTCTGATACTAACTCTGAAAGATTCTGAGCTATGAAAACCTTTGAAAGCAGAGGCTATACTCCAGTACTAAgaagatcttttaaaattaaaaagtagtcAATACTAAGTTTAAAAGTTCCAAGAATCTGTAAACAACTTCTTTAGCATCTCTACTTACAGAATTTTCTGATCCCAGACCAGGACGTTCACGGTATCCTAAGCCACCACCACCAATGTTCAGCTTcttgccttttcctcctttgaaaCGTGATTTCCGGAACCACGGATTCTGTACAAAAGAAGGACAAATGCTTCTCAACACAGGGAATAAGAAGCTTCATAAATGCATGTAATGAGGCTCAGAAAAGAAGGATTTTgagcatttcaaaagaaaaatacaaatacactgTTTCCCATTCCACAACACAGCTGTTGCAAGGGGATGGGATGTGACAGATTACAGCACTTTGAAAGTAAGCTGTAGACAGTTCTGTCATGTGGGTCTGAAGCTTTTTGTTACAAATGCTTTTTACGAAAACTAATTTTATGTCCTGAACTTTCATCCATGTTAAACTTTTAGGGGTTTGCATTCTAATAAAGCCGGGAATAAGTGCAATTGCTGATGCCATTCACTTGGGAGCTCTGCACTTGCTCATACTTGGGTTTTATTGATTTAGCCCACTGCCTGGCTAAGGAGAAATGAGGTTCTGTCAGCAAAATTTCCTGCAACAAGCAGTGGCCAGGCAAGGATAGACCAACCAGACCTCCTGTTACCAGGTTATTAAATAATGGTTGGCTGCACCTCTTTTATGCCCTATAGTTTCTTCAAATCTGAAGAAGCCAGTAAGCCAAGCCATTCAGCTTCTATATTCTCCTCTCAAAGGCAGCCTGTGGTGCTCTGCCTCAAATTTTGTcccttctgaaaatgctgcctCTGTACCTCAGAAAAAACACTTACTTCTAGCAGCGAGTGTCCAAGCTGCTTGGCAATGAAGCCACAAGCACGCTAATCCATCTCTGAATTTGGGAATTACCAAAATGCCTTTGCTCTCTCGCAGCTACATGGGCAGCAAAAGACAAGAACTTAAAGAGCTGATGAGTACAGTGGCATAAGCACAATTGCTTCAGCTATCCGTCATACCTATATATAGCAAGCCTGCCAGACAGCACTGCCAAGCAGGTATAATGATAAAGGAACAACCGCTTCACAGAGTAAATGtccttgtaattattttctagttTAGCTTTTAACTAAGCTGCATTTCCCAGGTGCCTGCCATAAATGCATATTGAAAATCTGATTGTAATGAGATAGTGGAGCTGGAGTGCTTTGCTGGCATCAGCCAGATTACAGCTCCTAATTTCCTAGGCAGTGCCTGACCCCAAAATAGATTACATACAGTGTTACAAAATCTTCATCTTTTCATGGATTCTTTCAAAGGCCATTAAAAACACTAGAAAGCCTCCTTAAAAATAGTATAGATCGCAAAAGGTCACTCCTAACACGATAGAGCCAGAAACAAGTCACCGAGGCTCCTGATTTTGTGCTAATCATGGAAGGAACCTTCCTCTACTCAAGGAGTTTTGCTTGTTCGTACCTGCATTGCTAGATCCAACAGCTCTTTGGAAACATGTTGATTAGCGCCTTCCAGATTTCTGACAAGATCACCAGCAAAGTTACTGTCTTTGGGAGTCAGCAGAGTGTAGGCAACTCCCTTCTCGCCTGCTCTGCCAGTACGACCAATTCTATGGGTGTGCGTATCTATGTCCCGAGCCACATCATAATTGATGACAGTCTTAATGGAAGGAATATCTAACCCACGAGCTGTAATAAAGAGCAACATAGCAGTAAGTGTGATAATCCCAAACTAACTCAAAGCAATCCCATTCATACCAGTTTATCACTTCATTCTGCTCCAGCATACAAAAGGAGTTTCCACAGGAACACACTCCAGTTAAAACACCCTTCATAGGCTAAAACTCTTAAGAGTAGCAATATCTTCTCTAACAGTAGTATAAGTTACACCAATCCCCAAGTTCACAGGATTGGAGATGGAAGAGGTCTCTTTAAATGACTGCTTCTCCAGGGAAGAGAGAGGCCTTTATTAAAGGACACTGAAATTCACTCTTTGTTCAGCTAAGCATCTGGGTACAAAAGCTGTTCTAAAGAAGGCTTCAAGTGTGTCCATCTCCTCTTCATTTAAGCATGCATAATATGTCAGCTGATTAATGAATAGCAGTTACTTCCTTAAGAAacagcttattttctttttgtatattaaaaagtaTCTGTCAGACTGTAATTTAAACGTCATtagaagactttaaaaataaaaccccttgCTAACACTGtgtacttctgaaaaacatcagGAACACAGTGCCCAGCAAGCACAGAAGTCAACCTTGTTGCTTTCCACTAAAATGTGTTAGCCTTTTTACTAATATCCACAATTTGTACGAGCTGCTGTTTCTTAGAATGTCACATACCTGCCACATCAGTAGCTACCAGTATTGGGATcccctttttcttaaattctgaaattactttATTCCTCTCACTCTGGTCCATGTCACCATGAAGCAGCCCCAGATTATGATCCTCCTGCTTGAGGTTATTGGCCAGCTCTTCTGCATTTGCCTTCTTGGTGACAAACAGGAGAACGCTCCCAGAAGATGTGAACTCCACAAGGCGTCGAGTCAGCCAGTTCCATTTGCTAGGGCCAGAGGGGAAAATCTCCACAATTTGAGTAACATCTTCATTTGCCTAAGgggagaaataagaaaagcaataaagcaggacagaaaggacAGGATGGCAAGGACAGGATGGCAAACACAGATGGCAGAATAAAACAAGGAATTTGAACTAGGTGTGAGAATAAAAAGTGGAGAAGCAGGGGACAAAAATTCTCCTTTAAAAGAGGTTTCAGTTCTTGTCTAACTACTGACCACTTCATTTTCACAGTGCAGAAAAGGCAGGGGTTAAATGAGCCACTCTTTACTAAACCTGAGAGGCAAAGTGCAGTCTTTGACATGAGGCAGTTTAGCACCCTACTGATCTAAAGATGGGTACTTGCAATTTAGATGCTCTTGCAACAGATGCTATTAACATCTAAAATAAGACTGTGCAAGAGCAGGGTCTGAGACAGAGAGGATGCTCATCAGTAAAAGTTATTCATATGGCGATCAGAGAAAGTACTCCTGTGAGCTGTGACTTGTCCCTGGAGTCAGGAAGAGTGGAGGTATAAACAGACTCCCTATACACTCTGTATTGCAAATAATACAAGTGCAGTAGAGCTCACAGCACTATCTGGAAGTTTCTCTGAAAGATTTAACTTTtacacatttaaatattaattatttcaagGATGATGCTCTCAGAGTAATTATTTAGATCAAAGAAAAGGAACCATGTGATTGAGCTAggaaagctgcttcttttcttaaGCGATGtttaggaaaaacattttcccacAAAGAAGGGGCTTCAGGTAGCCATTAATTTTTTGTTATAAAGATATACCTCACATTCctgatagaaaaaaataaaaaatgcagagaactGGTTAAAAGAAGAATGTTCTGAAGGCATCTTGTGAAACTTCTCAACAGTTTTCATATATTGTAAGCAAAGTTTCTTCACAGCAAATGTAATCTGCCCACTTCACTGACTTATCACCAAATCCCTAGTCTGCTAATAGTTCAGCTGCTACTGTCAAGCAAGTACAGGATCAACATTCCCACATAAACCAGCTGAAAGATACTACAGTCTGTTTCAAATCCGTCATTGCaaaagttgtaatttttttatagttttgagACAAAAGGATATACCTATTGATTCagcctaattaaaaaaaaaaaagtcaatctgCATTAATGTTGTTTCACTCCTTGATGAAACCTTCCATGACAACAATATTTGTTGGCAGAAAGAAAgctcaataaaataaaaaacagaaccaaaacCTTACTATTTTTTGTTAAGCACAACATATTTActcttaaatataaattatgacTACGCAGTTTAACTTAAATTTCagacaacagaaacagaatacTTTTTCTGATTGTCTCAGAAGCAACGTAGAATTACCTCTCCAATGTCTCCCTGCACAACTCGAATTGGGTCGATCAGAATATCTCGAGCCAATTTCTCAATCTTCTTACGGAAAGTGGCACTGAACAAGAGggctaaaagaaaaacagtattttaactccttggaaaataaactttctttCAGAACTGTGAAAACACCGCGCAGATCCTGTGAATGAGGACCTGTATGACTGTACTAGATGTCAGTGGTCTGAAGCTGCGGTCTGTTTTACTGGTTTGAATGAAAATTATCAATCACGCTATTAAAATACCTCAAAGTGGAAACACATTTCATGGCATCTGAAATAAGGTGTTGATAATATGTGGCACTGCTGTGAACTTTCTTACATGGCAGCTTAGAACACAGGATCTCAAAGCATATGAACATTATTTCAGCTAATCATCTTTTCTCTGAGTAAAGTCTGTGAAGGGATTATAGACTGATGACAGTGTGGTTAAGTACCCACACTTCACAAGTGCTCCCTTCCCAACAGCCTACACTGAGAATAACACCAGTGGACTTTTGCAAAAGTCTCATTGTGTGGCTGTGTCAAGAACAGCAAATCCAAGCTCTCTTCCAGCTTCTTAACTGGTAGCCCACTGTACTGCCTCCTTTGACTCTCAGGAGTTTATCTTGAAACATGCTTATACTTACTCTGTCTGTCAGGACGTACGTGGCTTGCGATTGACCTGACCTGATATTCTGGAAAGGAGATAGAAAATGTTCTAATCAATGTCGTATGCTCATTATTTAGTAGAATAACTCAAAATATAACTGCATTGCTTTATTTAACAAATAACCATAGAGTGAATGAGTGCCTTTCACTCAGTATTTAATTCTACTGTGACTTCCAGGTGCTCTTTGTTGCACAATGGAAGTTCCTTTGCTGTACAGAGAAACTTTTGGCAGTTCcttcagcaaaaaaattctgtaacCAAAGATCCTAGCTGAATCTGTGCATACCCTGTACAAGTGTCCCCCTGCCTCTGTGCTATTATAGTACTGTCAAATCTTTGCTATGTCCTATGACTCTTGAACACAAACTCAAAATCATCCAGATCTGAATGACCAAACCTCTTCCAATAAAGTAGAAGTTCTTTAAACACCACTAGTTTGTACACACAGAATCAAACCACTGAAGTGACTTGCTCAAAAGTTATTCAGCAACTCTGAAGATAAAAATTAGGGTTTTTGGACTTCAACATCAACAGCACTTCACTGATCTCTTTACAGCAACGGATATTAGACCTTTAAATATGAGTTTTGTCTATAAAGTATTTccttaatgtattttcaagtaTATGAAGCTACAGGGGTTATAAACAGTCCTACTAAGCTGGGAACTGGACACcactgctttccaaaacagtGACCTTTGCGCATTACATACCAAAACCCATATCAAACATTCTGTCAGCTTCATCAAACACAAGGTAAGTGACTCTTTGAAGGTTTgtagctttctttttcacatgATCAATCAAGCgaccctattaaaaaaaaaaaaagccaagtttttaacacatatttttaaaaatgttaatatatgcAACCTTTAAGCACTTAACTGTTTATCCTCACTTACCAGAGACTTAGAGTAAGACAACATCTCAAGGCTTCAGTCTAGAAGTTAGGTGTCAATATTCAAGTCATAGAAACAGATTCCTAAAACTCTCATCAACTATGCTTTACAAGCTGAATTTTAGGACTGTTTTTTCAAGCTTAACAGTGCTGAGAGCCTGAAATGCCCCATTCTTCAttagaattaaaatttaaatgtgaacTGGCTACTTAATCCCACAATTTTTGGCAAGGGAGttcttcatattttgttttcttgcctaGTACCCCAATAAATAGCCACAATAAAACTTCCTCCAACCATTAGGTGCTCAGTTTTGCCCAAGTTTGTAACCAGTTTTTGCAATAAGCAAAGCCAGTTGACAGTGGTGCTCATGTAAATCACTGGTTCAGCATCAATACCCATTCTGAATCAATGTTTCAACCATTGAGTATTACTGCCACAGGCTCTATGCTGATTCAGGAAGACAGCACTCAAGTTCATGACATTCTGGGAATTTTCTTCATGAATTTAAGGCTCAGCAATCAGAAGCTGGTATTGCGCACAACTGACACTGATTCAAGCAGATCTTGCTACTCTGTCTTCTATTAGAGATCATACCTAATCTCTTTCAATTTCTCTTGGGAGAAGAATAATCCAAGCATATTTGCTATCAACATCTGATAACCTGTGAAGAACCTAGATTTCAGTGATCAGAGGAAAATTCTGCATCACCAATGGTATTAAAAATCTGTCTCAGCTTCAGTTAAGCAACAAAAAATGGTACTGTGTGCATACAAGTACTTACTGGTGTGCAGACAACTATCTCTGCCCCCTCCTGGAGGGCTTTGGCTTGCTCCCACATGCTTCCTCCTCCATACACAGCTACAGAGCGCAGATTATATGCCTTACCAAAGCGCTTACATTCAGAATGGATCTGagaattttaaacaaagcacATCACAGTTCACGTTAGACAGATCTGAGAAAATATACCTACCTTGGAAATATGGTCCAGCTACTGAAATCCACTTTTCAGCTAGTAACCTAATGAAATCATTCAGAAATCCTCAGGGCTGAAGACTTCAATACTTGTGGATAATTTCCAATAATGTGAGAAACCTATTTAGGCATCCAACCATAATTTAACCTGAAGGCTCTATCTTTTACGCATATAATTTGTGGCAATGCATCCACAGTATTCTTAATACTTAGAAATAACATGGGAGCACTGTGCAAAAGTTTACAATTTCAGATTTGTCACGATCCTTTAACAAAAAGAGGTGTAGGAAAGAATTGTGAGCTTACATTGGAGGCACGCTACTAATgtacagagtatttttttcaaataattcacTGAGGTTCTCTGATAATTTCTGCCCAGAATTTTGTCGTCTTCTGTAAGAACACTCTACGGCACATATATGCTTACTATACACCTACCTGTTGGCAAAGCTCTCTGGTCGGGCAGACGATCACTGCAATGGGACCATCCCCCGGTTCAAGCTCCTTTTGATCCATGATGTGAATCAACATTGGCCAGATGAAGGCTGCTGTTTTTCCACTTCCAGTCTTAGCTATCCCAATCATATCTCTGCCACTTAGTGCAACCGGAACACcctaaaaataaagagattcTAAACCCATATTATGCCTACCGTAGCATATTCTTGTGCTAGATACTACATGAAAACTCAGACAACATGAGGAAAGCACATTACAGACTCAGAGCAACACACGTCGATGCTTACACAGTTTTATTATTGCCAAGTTCAGATCCGAATCAGTTTGGTTTAAGGGCTGGAAGCAGTTACTGTGTTATGACCACTGGTGTCCTATATTAAATCAACGTCTGGGCACAGTACACCAGCCCAAGAATATATTTACATGCACACAAACGCATCTTGTCCAGCTCTAAGAACACTAAAACCAAATTCTCTGAGCCTATTCTTTCTGTAACCATTCTGAGTGCTGAAGTTCTCGGTGCATCCCTACTGTTGCTATACAGACCTCTCAACCACAGTTTTTTACAGATAGTATGGACTAAGGTCCTAATACATGTCACTTAGACAGAGCACCACATCATTTTTTATACTTCAGGAAAAGCATCTGAAGTGGTGTGGTTGTAATCACATTACTGATAACCTTAATTACTTATGGTAATCAATCTACATATGCAGTAGAATCCCTTTTGCTTGCACGGCTCTCCAAGGAATGACCAGTTAAATGGTCCAGCTCACAGGGCATCTATTCTAactgacaaaagaaatgaaaaaaatgccttgttGCATACAACCCTTCTAGTTACAAGACATTCAACATAAgctgtttaaagaaataaagttgtCCATGTATGGCTCTACTCAGCTACTGCTATGGTTATTTTTGATacaatttctaaaaaaa
Proteins encoded in this window:
- the DDX42 gene encoding ATP-dependent RNA helicase DDX42 isoform X1; this encodes MNWNKGGPGTKRGFGFGGFAITPGKKEEPKLSQQSHSAFGTAGSSAAFAKSGPPQLPSFYKIGSKRANFDEENAYFEDEEEDSSNVELPYIPAENSPTRQQFHSKSADSDSDDDPLEAFMAEVEDQAARDMKRLEDKDKEKKNVKGIRDDIEEEDDQEAYFRYMAENPTAGVVQEEEEDNLEYDSDGNPIAPSKKIIDPLPPIDHSEIEYPPFEKNFYDEHEEITSLTPQQVVELRHKLNLRVSGAAPPRPGSSFAHFGFDEQLMHQIRKSEYTQPTPIQCQGVPVALSGRDMIGIAKTGSGKTAAFIWPMLIHIMDQKELEPGDGPIAVIVCPTRELCQQIHSECKRFGKAYNLRSVAVYGGGSMWEQAKALQEGAEIVVCTPGRLIDHVKKKATNLQRVTYLVFDEADRMFDMGFEYQVRSIASHVRPDRQTLLFSATFRKKIEKLARDILIDPIRVVQGDIGEANEDVTQIVEIFPSGPSKWNWLTRRLVEFTSSGSVLLFVTKKANAEELANNLKQEDHNLGLLHGDMDQSERNKVISEFKKKGIPILVATDVAARGLDIPSIKTVINYDVARDIDTHTHRIGRTGRAGEKGVAYTLLTPKDSNFAGDLVRNLEGANQHVSKELLDLAMQNPWFRKSRFKGGKGKKLNIGGGGLGYRERPGLGSENSDRGNNNSVMSNYEAYKPSTGAMGDRLTAMKAAFQSQYKSHFVAASLNNQKTGSSAAGASGWTSAGSLNSVPTSSAQQNAANPDSPIAATAAAKGVPGFTSTGNLSSVPTFPSVGVQGFNNTNASTNNREGSSSTGVATAASGGGGSSSGGGGGGGGGSIVRERYNDNRNSRHNEVPRRGEGGGRYNDVQRHGEGGGRHSDVYRHGEGRHGDNHRHGESRHFADVGSGNRNNGDSRNSNEGRNNENRNGENRKDANSRDNKTDGFAVPEPPKRKKSRWDS
- the DDX42 gene encoding ATP-dependent RNA helicase DDX42 isoform X2, whose amino-acid sequence is MAENPTAGVVQEEEEDNLEYDSDGNPIAPSKKIIDPLPPIDHSEIEYPPFEKNFYDEHEEITSLTPQQVVELRHKLNLRVSGAAPPRPGSSFAHFGFDEQLMHQIRKSEYTQPTPIQCQGVPVALSGRDMIGIAKTGSGKTAAFIWPMLIHIMDQKELEPGDGPIAVIVCPTRELCQQIHSECKRFGKAYNLRSVAVYGGGSMWEQAKALQEGAEIVVCTPGRLIDHVKKKATNLQRVTYLVFDEADRMFDMGFEYQVRSIASHVRPDRQTLLFSATFRKKIEKLARDILIDPIRVVQGDIGEANEDVTQIVEIFPSGPSKWNWLTRRLVEFTSSGSVLLFVTKKANAEELANNLKQEDHNLGLLHGDMDQSERNKVISEFKKKGIPILVATDVAARGLDIPSIKTVINYDVARDIDTHTHRIGRTGRAGEKGVAYTLLTPKDSNFAGDLVRNLEGANQHVSKELLDLAMQNPWFRKSRFKGGKGKKLNIGGGGLGYRERPGLGSENSDRGNNNSVMSNYEAYKPSTGAMGDRLTAMKAAFQSQYKSHFVAASLNNQKTGSSAAGASGWTSAGSLNSVPTSSAQQNAANPDSPIAATAAAKGVPGFTSTGNLSSVPTFPSVGVQGFNNTNASTNNREGSSSTGVATAASGGGGSSSGGGGGGGGGSIVRERYNDNRNSRHNEVPRRGEGGGRYNDVQRHGEGGGRHSDVYRHGEGRHGDNHRHGESRHFADVGSGNRNNGDSRNSNEGRNNENRNGENRKDANSRDNKTDGFAVPEPPKRKKSRWDS